Proteins encoded within one genomic window of Cucumis sativus cultivar 9930 chromosome 3, Cucumber_9930_V3, whole genome shotgun sequence:
- the LOC101223061 gene encoding probable LRR receptor-like serine/threonine-protein kinase At2g16250: MEVQAHRRYLLLVVVLLLIQFGLGQKEWLNSSTEWTALLYLRSSLGLRSRDWPIKANPCSDWSGVKCKGGRVVGITVSGLRRTRIGQVSPRFAVDALANFTSLVLFNASGFLLPGSIPDWFGQSLVELQVLDLRSSSIVGSIPSSIGNLSKLTDLYLSGNSLTGIMPSALGLLSQLSVLDVSRNLLTGSIPPFLSSLNNLRRLELASNFLSGPIPPSISTLKKLQLLDLSDNSLTSSVPSELGNLSELLVLDLGKNSLTGALPVDLRGLRNLEKMNIGDNGLEGPLPVDLFRSLAQLEILVLRGNRLDGRLNHDLLSHPKLKFLDVSNNNFTGFLPSFVPNSVVVFNFSNNVLYGHLNLPLELHGSIDLSGNYFQGVVVNKSPDAILSGNCLDMEPDQRNFEACSLFYSERTLTFEGFKNGNPDEMKRGHVRNSRLKFIMVGLFGGLGFVVIFVLILVVLLKFCGKGEANKKGKANVGPVPDGDSPSFPKDPIYFAGLGDSFTYEQMLHSTGNFSEHNLIKHGHSGDLYKGFLEGGLPVVVKKVNMQYLKNEMYSLELDFFSKVSHMRLVPFLGHCFEREDEKLLVYKCMPNGDLANCLHNISCSEDDNVQSLDWIIRLKIAIGAAEVLSYLHHECNPPVVHRDVQASSILLDDKFEVRLGSLSEACVLDGDQHQNVFTRLRRKPQSSEQCSSGPSPASCSQDIYCFGKVLLELVTGKLGISKAEDSTTKEWLEHTLSNISIHDKELVTKIVDPSLMIDDDLLEEVWAMSIIAKSCLNPKPSRRPLMRYILKALENPLKVVREESSSSGRLRTTSSRRSWSAAFHGSWRHSSSDVNRESGSGSKQGGRISSHGSCGYDFSSSNKRLSNEIVPEPEEFRDVEN; this comes from the exons ATGGAAGTTCAAGCTCATCGGCGGTATTTGCTACTTGTAGTCGTATTGTTGTTAATTCAGTTTGGTTTAGGTCAGAAGGAGTGGTTGAACTCCAGTACAGAGTGGACGGCGTTACTCTATCTCAGGTCATCGTTAGGGTTAAGAAGCAGAGATTGGCCAATAAAAGCCAACCCCTGTTCCGATTGGAGTGGAGTTAAGTGCAAAGGTGGTCGAGTTGTTGGGATCACTGTGTCGGGTCTGAGGCGAACTCGGATTGGACAGGTCAGCCCTCGTTTCGCCGTCGATGCGCTAGCTAATTTTACCTCCTTGGTTTTGTTCAATGCCTCTGGGTTTTTGCTTCCTGGGTCCATTCCGGACTGGTTTGGTCAGTCTCTCGTTGAGCTTCAAGTGCTTGATCTACGCTCCTCTTCGATTGTTGGCTCAATTCCTTCCTCTATTGGCAATTTAAGTAAGCTTACCGATCTTTATTTGTCTGGTAATAGTCTTACTGGGATTATGCCTTCGGCTTTAGGACTGTTATCTCAACTATCTGTTCTTGATGTCTCGAGAAATCTGCTTACTGGGTCAATACCTCCATTTCTTTCATCACTTAACAATCTCAGACGGCTTGAACTTGCCTCGAATTTTTTGTCTGGACCTATCCCACCCAGTATAAGCACTCTTAAGAAACTGCAATTGTTGGATCTTTCGGACAATAGTTTAACGTCCTCCGTACCAAGTGAATTGGGTAACCTATCAGAATTACTAGTGCTTGATCTCGGTAAGAATTCACTGACGGGTGCGCTCCCTGTGGATTTGAGGGGGTTGAGGAATTTGGAAAAGATGAATATTGGAGATAATGGCTTAGAGGGTCCTTTGCCGGTTGATTTGTTTCGAAGCCTTGCTCAGttggaaattttggttttgagaGGAAATAGACTTGATGGCCGTCTGAATCATGACTTGTTATCACACCCCAAATTGAAGTTTCTTGATGTatccaacaataattttacGGGTTTCTTGCCAAGTTTTGTGCCAAACAGTGTGGTTGTATTCAACTTCTCAAATAATGTTCTTTATGGTCATTTAAATCTACCGCTTGAATTGCATGGGTCAATCGATTTATCTGGAAATTATTTCCAGGGAGTCGTAGTCAACAAGAGTCCTGATGCTATCCTCAGTGGAAACTGTCTGGATATGGAGCCAGatcaaagaaattttgagGCATGTAGCCTCTTCTACTCTGAAAGAACCTTAACTTTTGAaggttttaaaaatggaaatccAGACGAAATGAAGCGTGGTCATGTTAGAAACAGTCGCTTAAAGTTCATAATGGTAGGACTATTTGGTGGGTTGGgctttgttgttatttttgtgCTTATCCTCGTAGTGCTCTTGAAATTTTGTGGTAAAGGTGaagcaaataaaaaaggaaaagcaaaTGTAGGTCCTGTTCCAGATGGAGACAGCCCTTCATTTCCAAAGGATCCAATCTACTTTGCTGGTTTGGGGGATTCATTTACTTACGAGCAGATGCTCCACAGTACTGGGAATTTCAGCGAACACAATCTCATAAAACATGGTCACTCTGGAGATCTCTATAAAGGGTTCCTGGAGGGTGGCCTTCCTGTAGTGGTTAAAAAGGTAAATATGCAGTATTTGAAGAATGAAATGTACTCTCTGGAACTAGACTTTTTCAGCAAAGTATCGCATATGAGACTTGTTCCATTCCTGGGGCACTGCTTTGAGCGCGAGGATGAGAAGCTCTTGGTGTACAAATGTATGCCAAATGGGGACTTGGCTAATTGCTTGCATAACATTTCCTGTTCAGAAGATGACAACGTGCAGTCCCTTGATTGGATTATCAGATTGAAAATAGCAATAGGAGCTGCCGAGGTCCTATCTTACCTGCATCATGAGTGTAACCCTCCTGTCGTGCACAG GGATGTTCAAGCAAGCAGTATCCTCCTCGATGACAAATTTGAAGTGCGTCTTGGAAGCTTGAGTGAGGCATGTGTTCTAGATGGGGATCAGCATCAAAATGTCTTCACGAGATTGCGGAGAAAGCCACA AAGCTCTGAACAATGCTCTTCTG GCCCCTCACCAGCATCATGTTCGCAAGACATTTACTGTTTTGGTAAAGTGTTATTAGAACTCGTAACGGGAAAGCTTGGTATCAGCAAAGCAGAAGATTCTACAACAAAGGAGTGGTTGGAACACACCTTATCTAACATAAGTATCCATGACAAGGAACTCGTAACAAAGATAGTCGATCCATCGTTAATGATAGACGACGATCTTTTGGAAGAGGTTTGGGCAATGTCGATCATCGCCAAGTCGTGCCTAAACCCCAAACCATCTAGACGACCCCTCATGAGATACATCCTTAAAGCATTGGAAAATCCATTGAAAGTAGTTAGGGAAGAAAGCTCTAGCTCCGGCAGGTTGCGCACAACTTCATCAAGAAGATCTTGGAGTGCTGCTTTTCATGGTAGCTGGAGACACAGCTCATCAGATGTAAATAGAGAAAGTGGCAGTGGTTCTAAACAAGGAGGAAGAATAAGCTCCCATGGCAGCTGTGGATATGATTTCTCGTCTTCAAATAAAAGGCTATCCAATGAAATAGTCCCCGAACCAGAAGAATTTCGAGACGTTGAGAACTAA